A genomic segment from Cryomorphaceae bacterium encodes:
- a CDS encoding iron-regulated protein encodes MKHTWGILMCTLLISAGAHAQKVEAYGLFTGKGKKTTFEKMARDAARAQVVLFGEYHDDPIAHWMQLKLAQDLHQRGNLVMGAEMFERDTQHLLDAYLAGELEDKEFRDTVHSIWSNYATDYKPLVDFAREQNIPFVATNVPRYMASAVYRGGFEKLEELSDEEKEWLPPLPPPYDASLPGYQAMLEMGMGHGGDNFPKAQAIKDATMGWFIVQNLPDEGIFLHFNGSYHSNNYEGIYWYLNQYASDLRIFTITTVRQEDVSRLDPESRGLADYILVVDEDMTRTYR; translated from the coding sequence ATGAAGCATACATGGGGAATTTTGATGTGCACCTTGTTGATTTCAGCCGGTGCACACGCGCAAAAAGTGGAGGCTTATGGCCTGTTTACGGGCAAAGGAAAGAAAACCACCTTTGAGAAAATGGCCCGCGATGCCGCCCGTGCTCAGGTGGTGTTGTTTGGCGAATACCACGACGACCCGATAGCCCATTGGATGCAATTGAAACTTGCGCAGGATCTACACCAACGCGGTAACCTCGTAATGGGTGCCGAGATGTTTGAACGGGATACCCAGCATTTGTTGGATGCATACCTCGCAGGAGAGCTGGAAGACAAGGAGTTTAGAGATACGGTGCACTCCATTTGGAGTAACTACGCCACCGATTACAAACCATTGGTAGATTTTGCCCGTGAACAGAACATTCCTTTTGTGGCCACCAATGTTCCGCGATACATGGCTTCGGCAGTGTACCGTGGAGGTTTTGAAAAACTGGAAGAACTCAGCGACGAAGAGAAGGAGTGGTTACCTCCATTGCCGCCGCCATATGACGCGTCGCTTCCTGGCTACCAGGCTATGCTCGAAATGGGCATGGGGCACGGTGGCGATAACTTTCCCAAAGCGCAGGCCATTAAGGATGCTACCATGGGTTGGTTTATTGTACAGAACCTGCCCGACGAAGGCATTTTTCTGCACTTCAACGGAAGCTATCACAGCAACAACTATGAGGGTATTTACTGGTACCTGAACCAATATGCCAGTGACCTTCGGATTTTCACGATCACAACCGTACGTCAGGAGGATGTATCCAGACTTGACCCCGAAAGCCGTGGTTTGGCAGATTACATCCTGGTGGTAGATGAGGATATGACGAGGACGTACCGGTAG
- a CDS encoding serine acetyltransferase: protein MIQSRKDYEYYLLADEIALGVIRPEGISGWLRNLFFPHLIWEFQKALRKLEYLQNVKSGWLARVQKFFVLRRFRRLSYKLGFSIPPNVFGPGLSIAHYGTIIVNDHAQIGANCRIHAGVNIGSRAGFAGEAPKIGDDCYIGPGVKIFGAVTIAHGTAIGANAVVNKSFSEPNNSIAGIPAKSIGVVNTLEFIIPGSILALQPLHDPFWRGKPASEVQHMMKERGLTRT, encoded by the coding sequence ATGATCCAATCGCGGAAAGATTACGAGTATTATCTCCTGGCCGATGAAATAGCCTTGGGCGTCATCCGGCCGGAAGGTATTTCAGGGTGGCTGAGAAATTTATTCTTTCCGCATCTTATCTGGGAGTTTCAGAAAGCATTGCGCAAGCTTGAGTACTTGCAAAATGTGAAGTCAGGATGGTTGGCGCGGGTGCAAAAGTTTTTCGTACTGCGCAGGTTTCGAAGGCTGTCGTACAAACTTGGCTTTAGCATTCCACCCAATGTCTTTGGGCCCGGATTATCCATTGCCCACTACGGAACCATCATTGTAAATGACCATGCACAAATAGGGGCCAATTGCCGCATCCACGCGGGTGTGAACATAGGCTCCAGAGCAGGTTTTGCGGGAGAAGCACCCAAAATAGGGGATGATTGCTACATCGGTCCGGGGGTCAAAATTTTCGGAGCCGTCACCATTGCTCATGGCACTGCTATAGGTGCCAATGCAGTCGTAAACAAATCATTTTCGGAGCCAAACAATTCTATTGCCGGAATCCCGGCCAAAAGCATTGGTGTGGTAAATACTCTCGAGTTTATCATTCCCGGAAGCATTTTGGCATTGCAACCTTTGCATGACCCCTTTTGGAGAGGAAAACCGGCGTCTGAGGTGCAGCACATGATGAAAGAACGCGGCCTCACGCGAACATAA
- a CDS encoding hydrolase, producing the protein MVRTGIILKVFGLLLFATQSLLAQQVPRKSIQAVRIDEPIRIDGFLDEPAWQTAMPATDFVQNNPRPGKPASQPTEVRLLYDDEALYVGATLFDVHNDSIARQLSQRDQTENADIFAIYLDTYNDRLNAFQFMVTASGVKVDVRLSPAGNDVSWDAVWYSEVHIEDGNWYVEMKIPYSALRFPKKDVQLWGVNFFREIRRFREQSHWNFVNPAVDGFVNQFGVLEGISGVQADTRLFFFPYASAYLENVSAPGEPSVNNTIINGGMDIKYGINDAFTLDVTLIPDFGQVLPDNEVLNLSPFEVFFVERRQFFTEGTELFNKGDIFYSRRIGGRPVNYFSVAGQLEQGEHIVENPQETQLLNSTKLSGRTNSGLGVGVLNSLTAASYATIENEQGDRRRVMTNPFSNYNVFVVDQNLKNNSYVSLINTNVWREGSTYDANVTATDFRIMDKTNTWQAAGVGAISQRLMPNEANDVGFRYFIDLAKVSGNLQYGIEHQLESDRYNPNDLGFLAANNEMATRAKVAYNLFEPYGMFLRSWTNFTISHFRLYNPSTFTGFTSSLSHRMLFKGFLMVNLSVSGAPIGWKDYFETRTFQQFYQAPRAIWAGGWFSSDYSKVLALDGGVDYANFDENNRWELSYYLSPRWRVSDRLFIIPRVNFNDQFDDIGWVNNDAQGNIIFGKRNRNTIENLLTTRYSFGPNMDLLFRLRHYWSRAVYDQYYIVESDGSLLPTDHSINHDVNFNVLNIDLAFTWIFTPGSELSIVWKNVINEAGDEIPVNYFNNVQSLVDLPQLNSLSVRVLFFVDYLWVKPGKKKTPIG; encoded by the coding sequence GTGGTAAGGACAGGAATCATTCTGAAAGTATTTGGCTTGTTGCTTTTCGCGACGCAATCATTGCTCGCCCAACAAGTGCCCCGAAAATCTATACAGGCGGTTAGGATTGACGAGCCTATCCGGATTGATGGTTTTCTCGATGAACCTGCATGGCAAACAGCTATGCCCGCAACTGATTTTGTTCAAAACAACCCCCGACCAGGGAAACCTGCTTCGCAACCCACCGAGGTTCGATTGCTGTACGACGATGAAGCGCTGTATGTGGGAGCCACCCTGTTTGATGTCCACAACGATAGCATTGCCCGCCAGCTCAGCCAACGTGATCAAACCGAAAACGCCGACATTTTTGCCATTTACCTCGATACATACAATGACCGCCTTAACGCATTTCAGTTTATGGTGACGGCCTCGGGAGTGAAAGTGGATGTTAGGCTCTCACCGGCAGGAAATGACGTGAGTTGGGATGCCGTGTGGTACAGCGAGGTACACATTGAAGATGGAAATTGGTACGTGGAAATGAAAATTCCCTACTCAGCACTGCGCTTCCCCAAAAAAGATGTTCAACTATGGGGTGTAAACTTCTTTCGCGAAATAAGACGCTTTCGCGAGCAAAGCCATTGGAATTTTGTCAACCCTGCTGTGGATGGTTTTGTGAACCAGTTTGGCGTACTCGAAGGTATTTCCGGTGTTCAGGCTGATACCCGCCTGTTCTTTTTCCCGTATGCCTCTGCTTATCTGGAGAATGTGTCTGCACCCGGCGAGCCTTCTGTCAATAACACCATTATAAACGGCGGAATGGACATTAAATACGGTATCAACGATGCTTTTACACTGGATGTAACCCTCATACCCGATTTTGGCCAGGTGCTTCCCGATAACGAAGTGTTGAACCTCAGTCCATTCGAGGTGTTTTTTGTAGAACGGCGCCAGTTTTTTACCGAAGGAACCGAGCTGTTTAACAAGGGCGACATTTTCTATTCGCGGAGAATAGGAGGAAGGCCGGTGAACTATTTTTCCGTGGCGGGCCAGCTCGAACAAGGCGAGCACATCGTAGAAAATCCGCAGGAAACCCAATTGCTCAATTCAACCAAACTCTCGGGTCGAACCAATTCGGGCCTTGGTGTTGGAGTATTAAACTCGCTCACTGCGGCATCCTACGCAACCATTGAGAACGAACAGGGAGATCGCCGGCGCGTAATGACCAACCCTTTCTCCAATTACAATGTGTTTGTGGTGGATCAGAACCTCAAGAACAACTCTTACGTTTCGCTCATCAACACCAATGTTTGGCGCGAGGGCAGTACCTACGACGCCAACGTAACGGCCACAGATTTTCGTATCATGGATAAAACCAACACCTGGCAGGCAGCAGGCGTAGGAGCGATTTCGCAAAGGTTGATGCCCAATGAGGCAAACGATGTGGGGTTTCGCTACTTTATAGATCTCGCAAAAGTAAGCGGCAACCTTCAATACGGTATTGAGCATCAACTTGAGTCCGACCGATACAATCCCAATGACCTCGGGTTTCTCGCGGCAAATAACGAGATGGCCACACGCGCCAAAGTTGCGTACAACCTGTTTGAACCCTACGGAATGTTTCTGAGGTCGTGGACCAACTTTACCATCAGTCATTTCAGACTTTATAACCCTTCTACCTTTACCGGTTTTACATCCAGTCTGTCGCACAGAATGTTGTTTAAGGGATTCCTGATGGTGAACCTCTCTGTTTCTGGTGCACCCATTGGCTGGAAAGACTATTTCGAAACCCGAACCTTTCAACAGTTCTACCAGGCACCGCGGGCAATATGGGCCGGAGGTTGGTTTTCATCAGATTACAGTAAAGTTCTTGCGCTTGACGGTGGGGTGGATTACGCCAATTTTGATGAGAACAACCGCTGGGAGCTGTCGTACTACCTGTCTCCGCGATGGCGTGTGAGCGACAGGCTGTTCATCATACCTCGTGTCAACTTCAACGACCAGTTCGACGACATTGGCTGGGTAAACAACGACGCTCAAGGAAATATCATTTTCGGTAAACGAAACCGAAATACCATTGAGAACCTGCTTACTACGCGCTACAGTTTTGGCCCCAATATGGACTTGCTGTTCAGACTGCGTCACTACTGGTCGCGGGCGGTGTACGACCAATACTACATCGTTGAATCGGATGGCTCCTTGCTTCCCACCGACCACAGCATTAACCACGATGTGAATTTCAATGTGTTAAACATTGACCTCGCCTTCACATGGATTTTTACTCCGGGAAGCGAATTGAGTATCGTGTGGAAAAATGTAATCAATGAAGCCGGCGACGAGATCCCGGTAAATTACTTCAATAACGTGCAAAGCTTGGTGGATTTACCGCAGCTCAACAGTTTGTCTGTGAGGGTACTGTTTTTTGTGGACTACCTTTGGGTGAAGCCGGGAAAGAAGAAAACCCCTATTGGTTAG
- a CDS encoding class I SAM-dependent methyltransferase yields MEKRQMRAQLFRHLDGLVTAPIAHSLTQHGVLKRILQDQTIDLDALSEEFSTNTGYLNVALRVLASQGFLDYHVNASTGEVRIDSNAKSEKAFGMFDMYRSVVEMLELSGNFHPRKFEEAPFRKLQAVHKEQQELARKIPASEPDRGIYQQIMAHREGFIVGPTLVRLGMNGMFHQYFMSTSFRPEEFHKNPGLFRELLYILTDMGWFTEKDGHFRFTDKGFFFAKRASAYGVTVSYLPTFRKIDALIFGDADVLRISDPGKEELHVDREMNVWGSGGAHSNYFKVVDEVIIDLFNRPIEEQPKGVLDMGCGNGAYLKHIFEVIEQRTLRGTMLEEHPLFLVGVDYNEAALRATRATLIQADIWAKVIWGDISNPAGLAKDLREHYDMDLGDLLNVRTFLDHNRIWKEPSQVKTTASSSTGAFASSGKRLLNSHVEANLREHFAAWAPYLQRFGLLMIELHTIAPELSARHIGQTAATAYDATHGLSDQYIVEIDVLHKVCREVGLEPDMDVFRRYPDTEYATVSINLLRGKK; encoded by the coding sequence ATGGAAAAGCGTCAAATGCGTGCACAATTGTTCAGACATCTCGACGGACTGGTTACAGCTCCCATTGCTCATTCGCTCACTCAGCATGGGGTGCTCAAACGTATTTTACAAGATCAAACTATTGATTTAGATGCACTTTCTGAGGAATTTTCGACCAACACGGGATATCTTAATGTGGCATTGCGTGTACTCGCCTCGCAGGGCTTTCTTGATTATCACGTAAACGCTTCAACTGGTGAAGTGCGGATTGATAGCAACGCAAAATCTGAAAAGGCTTTCGGGATGTTCGACATGTACCGAAGCGTGGTTGAGATGCTCGAGCTTTCGGGGAACTTCCATCCGCGCAAGTTTGAAGAAGCGCCCTTCCGGAAATTGCAAGCTGTTCACAAAGAGCAACAAGAGCTGGCCCGGAAAATTCCGGCCAGCGAGCCGGACCGCGGCATATACCAACAAATTATGGCTCACAGAGAGGGTTTCATTGTGGGGCCAACGCTTGTGCGCTTGGGCATGAACGGCATGTTTCACCAGTATTTTATGAGCACTTCCTTTCGGCCCGAGGAGTTTCACAAAAACCCCGGACTTTTTAGGGAACTTCTGTATATACTCACAGATATGGGCTGGTTTACCGAAAAGGATGGTCACTTCAGGTTTACCGACAAGGGTTTTTTCTTCGCAAAACGGGCGAGCGCTTACGGGGTAACTGTTTCATACTTGCCAACTTTTAGAAAGATTGACGCACTCATTTTTGGCGATGCAGACGTACTGAGGATATCAGACCCCGGAAAAGAGGAACTTCACGTAGATCGAGAAATGAATGTGTGGGGAAGCGGAGGCGCTCACAGCAATTACTTTAAGGTGGTGGACGAAGTGATCATTGACCTCTTTAACCGGCCGATTGAAGAACAACCCAAGGGCGTGCTCGATATGGGCTGCGGGAACGGCGCTTACCTGAAACACATTTTTGAGGTTATCGAACAACGCACGCTACGCGGAACCATGCTTGAAGAACACCCGCTGTTTCTTGTGGGTGTAGATTACAATGAGGCTGCACTTCGGGCAACCCGGGCCACCCTCATTCAAGCCGATATCTGGGCCAAGGTAATCTGGGGCGACATCAGCAACCCGGCCGGTCTGGCCAAGGATTTGCGCGAGCACTACGACATGGATTTGGGAGACCTGTTGAATGTACGTACTTTTCTGGACCACAACCGAATCTGGAAGGAGCCATCGCAGGTGAAAACCACCGCGAGTTCATCCACCGGAGCCTTTGCCAGCAGCGGAAAGCGTTTATTGAACAGCCATGTTGAAGCCAACTTGCGCGAGCACTTTGCAGCCTGGGCGCCTTACCTCCAGCGATTTGGACTACTGATGATTGAACTGCACACCATTGCTCCTGAGTTGTCTGCACGTCATATCGGGCAAACAGCCGCCACGGCTTACGACGCAACCCACGGTTTGTCTGATCAGTATATCGTTGAAATAGATGTACTTCACAAGGTTTGCAGGGAGGTTGGCCTCGAGCCGGATATGGATGTATTTCGGCGCTACCCCGATACGGAGTATGCCACGGTGAGCATTAATCTGCTGCGCGGAAAGAAGTAG
- a CDS encoding phosphatase PAP2 family protein — translation MQRLKVGFFLVVLLLFSGSCQESSSSEPQQKWPNRAYEWGQITLEATARDTDRFNPRPTITSRILALIWTSVYDAWSRYDDFAEPMYLQNVERVPKMLRTLENKEIAISYAAYRACLHYYFADSVFFRTAVVQMGLDPDNESIDPSTPEGLGNLAAKMVIESRLEDGSNELGTDGIRYADYTGYLPVNHPDTMVDIEKWQPKYFVREETGERFAPECLSPQWHLVEPLLLDSANQHRPGPPPAIDSEDLLNQVREVISLQTHLSPWQKALVEFMRDGPHSVQQAGHWLIFAQHVSERDRHSLDEDVLMYFWVEAVAMDAFIACWDAKMYYDFARPYALIREILPDTTFVGWAGPDKGWREMKGREWIPYSPFSFLCPPFPAYPSGHSTVSGACSHALKLFKGNDFFDHSVRLKPGALTEILEFQSDTIELYFATFTDAAEAAGISRVMGGYHIQADNIEGLEQGRRVAQSGWDVFKALTGWDRRPPFPQNPAHTTITPTGTYFR, via the coding sequence ATGCAGCGTTTAAAAGTTGGTTTTTTTCTGGTTGTTCTTTTATTGTTTTCAGGTTCTTGCCAGGAATCATCATCATCAGAACCCCAACAAAAATGGCCGAATCGGGCCTATGAGTGGGGACAGATAACGCTGGAGGCTACGGCCCGCGATACAGACCGTTTTAACCCTCGCCCCACCATCACTTCGCGGATACTTGCGCTCATCTGGACCTCGGTGTACGACGCGTGGAGCAGGTACGATGATTTTGCCGAACCCATGTACCTCCAAAATGTTGAGCGTGTTCCCAAAATGCTGCGAACCCTCGAAAACAAGGAAATCGCCATCAGCTATGCCGCCTACCGCGCATGTCTGCATTACTACTTTGCGGATTCGGTATTTTTTCGCACCGCCGTGGTTCAAATGGGCCTCGACCCAGATAACGAGAGTATTGACCCATCCACACCTGAAGGTTTGGGCAATCTCGCCGCCAAAATGGTGATTGAGTCGCGGCTGGAAGATGGATCCAATGAACTGGGTACAGACGGCATTCGCTACGCAGATTATACAGGCTACCTGCCGGTGAACCATCCTGATACAATGGTTGATATCGAGAAATGGCAACCAAAATATTTTGTGCGCGAAGAAACAGGCGAGCGTTTTGCCCCTGAGTGCCTGTCACCGCAATGGCACCTTGTGGAGCCTTTGCTGTTGGATTCAGCAAATCAACACCGTCCGGGGCCGCCACCTGCCATCGATTCAGAAGATTTGCTCAATCAGGTGCGTGAGGTTATTTCACTTCAAACCCATCTCAGTCCATGGCAAAAAGCCCTCGTTGAGTTTATGCGCGATGGTCCGCATTCTGTGCAGCAGGCAGGACATTGGCTCATTTTTGCCCAACATGTTTCTGAACGCGATCGCCATTCGTTGGACGAGGATGTGCTCATGTACTTTTGGGTAGAAGCCGTGGCTATGGATGCCTTTATTGCCTGTTGGGATGCTAAGATGTACTACGACTTTGCACGGCCTTATGCTTTGATTCGTGAAATTTTACCTGACACGACCTTTGTGGGATGGGCAGGGCCGGATAAGGGGTGGAGAGAAATGAAGGGTCGCGAATGGATTCCCTACTCGCCGTTTAGCTTTTTGTGTCCTCCTTTTCCGGCATACCCGTCCGGGCATAGCACGGTGAGTGGGGCATGTTCACATGCATTGAAGCTGTTTAAAGGAAATGACTTTTTTGACCACAGTGTAAGACTCAAGCCAGGGGCACTCACAGAGATTCTGGAATTTCAAAGCGATACCATTGAGCTTTATTTTGCCACTTTCACAGATGCGGCTGAAGCAGCGGGTATATCTCGTGTAATGGGGGGCTACCACATTCAGGCAGATAATATTGAGGGGTTGGAGCAGGGAAGGAGAGTGGCGCAATCGGGGTGGGATGTATTCAAAGCTCTTACCGGTTGGGACAGACGGCCGCCATTTCCGCAAAATCCCGCGCACACAACAATTACCCCCACAGGCACGTATTTTCGTTGA
- a CDS encoding SPFH domain-containing protein: MDFINMFLSNIILIVVVVFLVLKSVIIVKEKTSVAIERLGKYNRIATSGFNLIIPFVERNAGIVNLRVQQLDVDVETKTLDDVFVQLKISVQFQVKSERVREAFYSLDDPRLQISSYVFDDVRAEVPKLDLDDVFAKKEDIALAVAQNLRAAMEEYGFRIVKTLITDIDPDDRVKIAMNNINAAKRNKYAALEEAEGEKIRIVKKAEAHAESTRLSGQGIAQQRLEIVRGFKESVEDFQRSLKEVSHEEVMQFVLLTQYFDTLNNVGSNSKNTSILIPHSPSAMKDFQQQIIEGTYVGQQLRDNIKQSEADQEANKDKPRKRNNRGEDPFAGHD, from the coding sequence ATGGACTTTATTAACATGTTTCTCTCCAACATCATCCTGATTGTGGTGGTGGTGTTTTTGGTACTTAAATCAGTAATCATTGTAAAAGAAAAAACCTCCGTTGCCATTGAGCGACTGGGGAAATACAACCGTATTGCCACTTCAGGTTTCAATCTCATTATACCCTTTGTAGAGCGCAATGCAGGTATTGTAAATCTTCGCGTACAGCAACTGGATGTAGATGTGGAAACCAAAACACTGGATGACGTTTTTGTGCAGCTCAAAATATCGGTTCAGTTCCAGGTAAAAAGCGAGCGCGTGCGGGAAGCTTTTTACAGTCTTGACGATCCGCGCCTGCAAATTTCATCGTATGTATTTGATGATGTGCGAGCTGAGGTACCGAAGCTCGACCTTGATGACGTATTCGCCAAAAAAGAAGACATCGCACTCGCCGTTGCCCAAAACCTGCGTGCTGCTATGGAGGAGTATGGGTTTCGCATTGTGAAAACGCTTATTACCGACATTGATCCCGATGACCGCGTAAAAATTGCCATGAACAACATCAACGCCGCAAAGCGCAACAAATACGCCGCCCTGGAAGAAGCTGAAGGTGAAAAAATTCGCATTGTAAAGAAAGCCGAAGCCCACGCCGAAAGCACGCGCCTTTCCGGACAGGGTATTGCGCAGCAGCGACTTGAAATTGTGCGTGGTTTTAAAGAATCGGTAGAAGACTTCCAGCGTTCACTCAAAGAAGTTTCGCACGAGGAAGTGATGCAGTTTGTGCTGCTCACACAGTACTTTGACACCCTCAACAATGTGGGGTCCAATTCAAAGAATACCTCTATTCTTATTCCGCATTCACCCTCGGCCATGAAAGACTTTCAGCAGCAAATCATTGAAGGCACCTACGTGGGGCAACAATTGCGCGACAATATCAAGCAATCTGAGGCCGATCAAGAAGCCAACAAAGACAAACCGCGGAAAAGGAACAATCGCGGTGAGGATCCTTTTGCCGGCCACGATTAG
- a CDS encoding carbonic anhydrase (macrophage inducible 5; Mig-5), which translates to MRTLTKELQDKITPKEAIELLKNGNKRFLEKRTAGRDLLSQVEQTSSGQHPFAVVLSCIDSRVPAELVFDQGIGDIFSCRVAGNILNEDVLGSIEFACAAAGSKAIVVLGHTKCGAVKGACDKVELGNLTSLLNKIQPAVEAETQTTDDRSSANGEFVDRVAQLNVQHVMDEIHRRSPVLDEMIRSKQIAMIGGMYDVETGQVEFYEDTARV; encoded by the coding sequence ATGAGAACATTAACAAAAGAGCTGCAGGACAAGATAACACCCAAAGAGGCCATTGAACTGTTGAAAAACGGGAACAAGCGCTTTCTCGAGAAACGCACAGCCGGACGAGATCTATTGAGTCAGGTAGAACAAACCTCCTCAGGTCAGCATCCATTTGCGGTAGTATTGAGTTGTATTGACTCTCGCGTACCGGCGGAGTTGGTTTTTGACCAGGGAATAGGCGACATATTTAGCTGCCGCGTTGCCGGTAACATTCTGAACGAAGATGTATTGGGAAGCATTGAGTTTGCTTGTGCTGCGGCTGGTTCAAAGGCTATTGTTGTGCTTGGTCATACAAAATGTGGAGCTGTGAAAGGTGCCTGCGACAAAGTGGAACTTGGAAACCTAACATCTTTGCTCAACAAGATTCAACCCGCGGTGGAAGCTGAAACTCAAACCACCGACGATCGTTCATCAGCCAACGGCGAGTTTGTAGATCGCGTAGCGCAGTTAAATGTTCAGCATGTGATGGATGAAATTCACAGAAGAAGTCCGGTGCTTGATGAAATGATCCGCTCCAAACAGATTGCCATGATAGGCGGTATGTACGATGTGGAAACTGGCCAGGTAGAGTTTTACGAAGATACGGCGCGGGTATAG